The Xanthomonas fragariae genome has a segment encoding these proteins:
- a CDS encoding peptidoglycan-binding domain-containing protein encodes MASLTDNELRAVAYYSIGVSSEGGDVAYKLSYAGRIIHENDGSVMLDPAGGSNSGYSIGTLQTDFGAHPKDARALVDSFQDWAKTHHPDWILSAQQQAKFALDLGRDGNHIRDPNFDADKKTYHGKKNIPSDHMPKSGQDIDQTFKAKLNDYLTTNAGISFIHQRDTSQVDKLMKSVVPILKSTDLYKNSDPQDQAKIFAIVGKAYNQSDDLGQDILKDVSHQKINSLEGINHKIDSFVKRDPKHPDQSTYMESGRDAALRGAETFNALRNASEANPLHAPWQAVMANPLVDPTQLHADPKHPHLAEQYATVKAVFVDPVQGRAFVQALEHGNSHNYGDPAKSNSRGFYAEGKDFVQWDRDGHGRAFVGGQWSEVSRSELALAQNQDGTLDVNLNRNGQTHSLLHVTHPSLHHHSPASAHAHHGHDAGTLHQSVHAHATTLDQHMPGMPSAAHSQSATRHDNPIVGGPTTGHVPLTPPTAKPPHLPLTTTQPLEPGDRGAAVHALQQHLQTIGATDRDGNAIKDDRHYGPRTQQAVENFQLWTGRNTTGIADPGTLEALQTHAQFATRQKAQDLAPGRHLADHAQPASSHLADALAQHPAPPRPDLTPAQEQAAPKALEPYSNPNSPLHALYAQTKTTLEGKDVPMSEERLHQVVGQMALYDMSPGGNNQFAVKGDTLYVIDLDACYNRFSLDLREPAPSMQATLQHVQTQQQTLEAELTSTREPPSYSR; translated from the coding sequence ATGGCGAGCTTGACCGACAACGAACTTCGTGCCGTCGCCTACTACAGCATCGGCGTCAGCTCAGAGGGTGGCGATGTAGCCTACAAACTCAGTTATGCGGGCCGTATTATCCATGAAAATGATGGCTCTGTAATGTTGGATCCTGCTGGCGGCTCGAATAGTGGTTACTCGATAGGCACGCTCCAAACAGACTTTGGTGCGCATCCGAAGGATGCGAGGGCCCTTGTGGATTCTTTTCAGGATTGGGCTAAGACTCACCATCCAGATTGGATTTTAAGCGCCCAGCAACAGGCTAAGTTTGCCTTAGATCTTGGCAGAGATGGAAATCATATTCGCGATCCAAATTTCGATGCAGATAAAAAAACATACCACGGTAAAAAAAATATTCCATCCGATCACATGCCAAAGTCTGGCCAAGATATTGATCAAACCTTCAAAGCAAAACTTAACGATTATCTGACAACGAATGCAGGAATATCATTTATCCATCAAAGAGATACTTCCCAAGTCGATAAATTAATGAAATCCGTTGTACCCATCTTAAAAAGCACTGACCTCTATAAAAACTCCGACCCACAAGATCAAGCCAAAATATTCGCCATCGTCGGAAAAGCATACAATCAAAGTGATGATCTTGGTCAGGACATCCTAAAAGACGTAAGTCATCAAAAAATAAATAGTCTTGAAGGAATAAATCATAAGATCGACAGCTTTGTAAAACGAGACCCAAAGCACCCGGACCAGTCCACCTACATGGAGTCTGGCCGCGATGCCGCACTGAGAGGCGCCGAGACCTTCAACGCCTTGCGCAACGCAAGCGAAGCCAACCCCCTACACGCCCCCTGGCAGGCCGTCATGGCCAATCCCCTGGTCGACCCCACTCAACTACACGCCGACCCCAAACATCCCCACCTTGCCGAGCAATACGCCACGGTCAAAGCCGTCTTTGTCGATCCGGTTCAAGGGCGCGCCTTTGTGCAAGCGCTCGAACACGGCAATTCGCACAATTACGGCGATCCCGCCAAATCCAACTCCCGTGGTTTCTACGCCGAAGGCAAAGACTTCGTGCAATGGGATCGGGATGGACACGGGCGCGCCTTCGTCGGTGGCCAGTGGTCGGAGGTCTCCCGCAGCGAACTTGCCCTTGCTCAAAATCAAGACGGCACCCTCGACGTCAATCTCAACCGCAACGGCCAAACCCACAGCCTGCTGCACGTCACGCATCCGTCGCTTCACCACCACAGCCCTGCATCAGCGCACGCGCACCACGGCCATGACGCTGGCACCTTGCACCAGAGCGTGCATGCGCATGCGACCACCCTCGATCAGCACATGCCCGGCATGCCATCAGCGGCGCACTCGCAGAGCGCCACACGGCATGACAATCCCATTGTGGGCGGGCCAACGACGGGCCATGTGCCGCTCACCCCGCCGACGGCGAAACCACCACACCTCCCGCTGACGACGACACAGCCCCTGGAGCCCGGCGACCGCGGCGCCGCCGTGCACGCCTTGCAACAACACTTGCAAACCATCGGCGCCACCGACCGCGATGGCAACGCCATCAAGGACGACAGGCACTACGGCCCACGCACTCAGCAGGCGGTGGAGAACTTCCAACTCTGGACCGGCCGCAACACCACCGGCATCGCTGATCCAGGCACACTCGAAGCACTGCAAACGCATGCCCAGTTCGCCACCCGCCAGAAGGCGCAGGACCTCGCCCCAGGTCGCCATCTTGCCGATCACGCCCAGCCTGCCTCTTCCCATTTGGCCGATGCCCTCGCCCAGCACCCGGCCCCGCCGCGCCCCGACCTGACCCCGGCTCAAGAGCAAGCCGCGCCCAAGGCGCTGGAACCCTACAGCAACCCCAATTCCCCACTGCACGCGCTCTACGCCCAGACCAAGACCACCCTGGAAGGCAAGGACGTGCCGATGTCCGAGGAACGCCTGCATCAGGTCGTCGGCCAGATGGCGCTCTATGACATGAGCCCAGGGGGGAATAATCAGTTCGCGGTCAAGGGCGATACGCTCTATGTCATCGATCTCGATGCCTGCTACAACCGCTTCAGCCTAGACCTGCGCGAACCGGCGCCGTCGATGCAGGCCACCCTCCAGCACGTGCAGACCCAGCAGCAGACACTGGAAGCAGAGTTGACCAGCACGCGCGAGCCGCCGTCCTATAGCCGGTAG
- a CDS encoding type IV secretory system conjugative DNA transfer family protein: MGMKARLGTALALLLLAAFAGLYLSGYITLQLLKLDIPLEWSTYTQYVRALDLPQVRPYAMKIRIGGMLGFGLMFMLWLPLALMLLRLSQRDASVHGDAGFASLHDMKRADLLEKKPESIVVGKYRGRYLYINGARHVMVVAPTRSGKTTCIAIPVLLTYEHSMCVLDIKGELFKETSGWRASQGQRIYKFAPYATDGKTHRFNPLSFVRPGQYIADLQTIAAILYPDDSAKDPFWATQARAIFVAFASFMFENWNDMERTGFPGTNAQGKPDSPTPLDPNVHPAFPSFERILRLSSGAGSKGVKRMVERWLSASGQQQFPFVSEQTRTTLRNLAGMAEQTFSSVIATLQAPLQQFLNPVLAAATNATDFDVTAIRKRKTTIYTVVPAQKLDESGKLLNIFFSTVIGNNLDRQLGDDPSLKYQMLMLMDEFTAMGRMDVWAKRISISASYGVRDLCIIQSNAQLRSVYGEHDAQNFTTNHAGSAVYTPREQTDANAYSEQLGFKTIRRKHRSHGRSAQGSSYNINYTEEKRALMLPQELKELPNDDALLFLEGCKPIRCKKNWFFKDTFFSKRILPPVEIAPMVVIRDQRTGAGKDVPFVD, translated from the coding sequence ATGGGAATGAAAGCCCGCTTAGGAACCGCACTGGCCTTGCTTCTACTTGCCGCATTCGCTGGCCTGTACCTGTCCGGTTACATCACCTTGCAACTGCTCAAGCTCGACATTCCGCTTGAGTGGAGCACCTACACCCAATACGTGCGCGCCCTGGACCTGCCGCAGGTCCGCCCGTACGCGATGAAGATCAGGATCGGCGGCATGCTGGGCTTCGGCCTGATGTTCATGCTTTGGCTGCCGTTGGCCCTGATGCTCTTGCGACTGAGTCAACGCGATGCGTCTGTGCATGGCGATGCCGGTTTTGCCAGCCTGCACGACATGAAGCGGGCCGACTTGTTGGAGAAAAAACCCGAGAGCATCGTCGTCGGCAAGTACCGGGGGCGTTACCTCTACATCAACGGTGCGCGCCACGTGATGGTGGTGGCGCCCACCCGCAGCGGCAAGACCACCTGCATCGCCATTCCGGTGCTGCTGACCTACGAGCACTCGATGTGCGTGCTCGACATCAAGGGCGAGTTGTTCAAGGAAACCAGCGGCTGGCGGGCCTCGCAAGGACAGCGTATCTACAAGTTCGCCCCTTATGCCACCGATGGCAAAACCCATAGATTCAATCCGCTGTCCTTTGTCAGGCCGGGCCAGTACATCGCCGACCTGCAAACGATCGCCGCCATCCTCTACCCGGACGACTCCGCAAAGGACCCGTTCTGGGCGACCCAGGCCCGTGCCATCTTTGTCGCCTTCGCTTCGTTCATGTTCGAAAACTGGAACGACATGGAACGTACCGGTTTCCCAGGAACCAACGCACAAGGAAAGCCCGACTCCCCAACCCCTCTCGATCCCAACGTGCACCCTGCGTTTCCGAGCTTCGAACGCATCCTGCGGCTCTCGTCCGGTGCAGGGAGCAAGGGCGTCAAGCGCATGGTCGAACGCTGGCTGTCGGCCTCGGGCCAACAGCAGTTTCCCTTCGTCAGCGAGCAGACCCGCACCACCCTGCGCAACCTGGCAGGGATGGCCGAGCAGACCTTCTCCAGCGTCATCGCCACCCTGCAGGCGCCGTTGCAGCAGTTCCTGAATCCGGTCCTGGCAGCGGCCACCAATGCCACCGACTTCGACGTGACCGCCATCCGCAAGCGCAAGACCACCATCTACACGGTCGTTCCCGCCCAGAAACTCGACGAAAGCGGCAAGTTGCTGAACATTTTCTTCAGCACCGTGATCGGCAACAATCTGGACAGGCAACTGGGCGATGACCCATCGCTCAAGTACCAGATGTTGATGCTGATGGACGAATTCACCGCCATGGGGCGGATGGACGTGTGGGCCAAGCGGATTTCGATCTCGGCCAGCTACGGAGTGCGCGACCTGTGCATCATCCAGAGCAACGCCCAACTGCGCTCGGTCTACGGCGAGCACGACGCCCAGAACTTCACCACCAACCACGCCGGCAGCGCGGTCTACACCCCGCGCGAACAGACCGACGCCAACGCCTATAGCGAGCAGCTGGGGTTCAAGACCATCCGCCGCAAGCACCGCTCTCACGGTCGCAGCGCGCAAGGGAGCAGTTACAACATCAACTACACCGAAGAAAAACGGGCGTTGATGCTGCCCCAGGAACTCAAGGAACTGCCCAACGACGACGCGTTGCTGTTCCTCGAAGGATGCAAGCCGATCCGCTGCAAGAAGAACTGGTTTTTCAAGGATACCTTCTTCAGCAAGCGCATCCTGCCGCCGGTGGAGATTGCGCCGATGGTCGTGATACGTGATCAGCGGACTGGGGCAGGCAAGGACGTCCCTTTCGTGGACTGA